A genomic segment from Castor canadensis chromosome 1, mCasCan1.hap1v2, whole genome shotgun sequence encodes:
- the LOC109680219 gene encoding olfactory receptor 52P1-like, with protein MADNATDYHISSFFLVGIPGLQEFHCWFGIPVCLLFSLTLLGNGVIIVTVRLEPSLHQPMYFFLCMLAVNDMGLATSTALKMLGIFWFDAHWINFNICLTQMYSIHTLCILESALLVAMAFDRYVAICIPLHYTTILTTSVVIKMGVVGMIRALLMVLPCPLLINRLPYYTKYVINHAYCEHMAVVKLASANTFINRAYGISVALSVMTLDLGLIATSYIKILQAVFRLSSQNARSKAMSTCVCHLCTILVSYTPALFSFLTHRIGKKVPPSVHIIFASVYLLVPPTVNPLVYGVKTKQIRDRVVGLFFPNKKISEN; from the coding sequence ATGGCAGACAATGCTACTGATTACCACATTTCGTCATTCTTCCTAGTTGGTATTCCTGGGTTGCAAGAGTTTCACTGTTGGTTTGGCATCCCTGTCTGCCTCCTGTTTTCCTTGACCCTGCTGGGAAATGGCGTTATCATTGTTACTGTCAGGCTAGAACCAAGCCTCCATCAGCCTATGTACTTTTTCCTTTGCATGCTGGCAGTGAATGACATGGGTCTTGCCACTTCCACAGCCCTCAAGATGCTTGGCATCTTCTGGTTTGATGCACACTGGATTAACTTCAACATCTGCCTAACACAAATGTATTCTATCCACACACTTTGCATTTTGGAGTCAGCCCTCCTAGTTGCCATGGCCTTTGATCGCTATGTAGCTATTTGTATCCCACTGCATTATACAACCATCCTGACAACATCAGTGGTGATTAAAATGGGTGTAGTTGGTATGATCCGAGCTCTACTTATGGTTTTACCATGCCCTCTTCTCATTAATAGGCTGCCATACTATACAAAATATGTCATCAATCATGCCTATTGTGAGCACATGGCTGTGGTGAAATTGGCCAGTGCTAACACCTTCATTAACAGAGCGTATGGAATCTCAGTGGCGCTTTCAGTAATGACATTGGACCTAGGGCTCATAGCCACATCCTATATAAAGATCCTTCAAGCTGTCTTCCGCCTTTCTTCCCAGAATGCCCGCTCCAAAGCAATGAGCACCTGTGTTTGTCACTTGTGTACTATTCTAGTTTCTTACACACCTGCACTGTTTAGCTTCCTAACTCACCGCATTGGCAAGAAGGTACCTCCAAGTGTCCACATAATCTTTGCAAGTGTGTACCTCCTAGTGCCCCCCACAGTTAATCCACTTGTGTATGGTGTTAAAACCAAGCAGATTCGTGATCGAGTAGTGGGTCTTTTCTTCCCAAATAAGAAAATTtctgaaaactaa